A stretch of the Acanthopagrus latus isolate v.2019 chromosome 9, fAcaLat1.1, whole genome shotgun sequence genome encodes the following:
- the tmem223 gene encoding transmembrane protein 223 produces MGLQRLLRGALECYSRQFRLVNVQQKVFQNACSQTSPSMFSAADRVTCAAGLFGRLFLPTSRLGAAHAQLAARRSFCTAAQPSRDVTLFEHDRTRFFRLLSVFCGGQFIFWTYMGHFAFTELRDTGGAAGTGKAKVSPSTTTTTTGLAGMWSFEMNLGSNTWRYGFTLGCLAIGGGIAGLGLLFCRRSVSQVVLHKGGRMVTVYTQSPLGPGRGRKLTVPLSQVACHAHRQESPSFIPLRVKGHRFYFLLDKEGTVNNARLFDITVGAYRPV; encoded by the coding sequence ATGGGTTTACAGCGGTTGTTACGCGGGGCACTGGAGTGTTACTCCAGACAGTTCCGACTCGTGAATGTTCAGCAGAAAGTCTTTCAGAATGCCTGTTCACAGACTTCACCGAGCATGTTCAGCGCTGCTGACCGGGTTACATGTGCAGCAGGTTTATTCGGCAGGCTGTTCCTCCCGACCAGCCGCCTCGGTGCCGCTCACGCACAGCTGGCTGCCCGCCGCAGCTTCTGCACCGCCGCCCAGCCCTCCAGAGACGTCACCCTGTTCGAGCACGACAGGACCCGCTTCTTCCGGCTCCTCTCGGTCTTCTGCGGCGGCCAGTTCATCTTCTGGACGTACATGGGCCACTTCGCCTTCACTGAGCTCAGAGACACAGGGGGCGCTGCAGGGACGGGGAAAGCCAAGGTgtccccctccaccaccaccaccaccaccgggCTGGCTGGGATGTGGAGCTTTGAGATGAACCTGGGCTCCAACACCTGGAGGTACGGCTTCACGCTGGGATGCCTGGCGATAGGAGGAGGGATAGCCGGGCTCGGGCTGCTGTTTTGCCGGCGCTCTGTCAGCCAGGTGGTTCTACACAAAGGTGGGCGGATGGTGACAGTGTACACACAGTCACCTTTGGGACCCGGCCGAGGCCGCAAATTAACAGTCCCGCTGTCCCAGGTGGCCTGTCACGCTCACAGACAGGAGTCTCCCTCGTTCATCCCActcagggtcaaaggtcacaggttCTACTTTCTTCTGGACAAAGAGGGAACTGTGAACAACGCCAGGCTATTTGATATCACCGTTGGGGCTTACAGACCAGTTTGA